In Clostridium sp., one DNA window encodes the following:
- a CDS encoding toll/interleukin-1 receptor domain-containing protein: MYKPTIFFSHSSLDSSTILPIKNRITAITANVLDIFMSSDGQSIPFGHNWVHKIEEGLNNAQIMFVFVTPTSIDSAWIYFEAGFAYSKNIEVIPVGIGVNIGQLKAPLNLLQGFDINLADSLNNFITVINRKFNLKFSEAFTEADYKAVFSSVTEPSLSLQLSDIFSYIKYERCSQYYDSTNNKNIIRYDIDKYFSDIKEYLDSQNIQYAAYHKKVLVGGIQIEIEGEEKEPTNGYPNQNHRLIIKLSTQNFAKSFNLLKEVVLKAGICNEWMGMEFYLNKTYDCLNDEAAISSVISDNEDIFTYVKGNVGTYKYKENFHLWIRNKKELDSRKTDLHIIGISFKVAEVDAEAVLELIEEMRQCHLIFKLKESGNN, encoded by the coding sequence ATGTATAAACCTACAATTTTCTTTAGTCATTCGAGCCTAGATAGTTCAACCATTCTACCGATAAAAAATAGAATTACTGCAATAACTGCTAATGTCCTAGATATTTTTATGTCTAGTGATGGACAAAGCATACCGTTTGGGCACAATTGGGTACATAAGATTGAGGAGGGACTTAATAATGCCCAAATAATGTTTGTGTTTGTTACTCCTACCTCGATTGATTCCGCATGGATATATTTTGAGGCCGGATTTGCTTACTCTAAAAATATTGAAGTTATACCTGTTGGTATAGGTGTAAACATTGGTCAGCTTAAAGCACCACTCAATTTATTGCAGGGATTTGACATTAATTTGGCGGATAGTCTTAATAATTTCATTACTGTGATAAACAGAAAGTTCAATCTAAAGTTTAGTGAGGCATTTACAGAGGCAGATTATAAGGCAGTCTTTAGTTCTGTTACAGAACCCTCTTTGTCTTTACAACTAAGTGATATTTTTTCATATATTAAATATGAAAGGTGTTCTCAATATTATGATTCAACTAACAATAAAAATATTATAAGATATGATATTGATAAGTATTTTTCGGATATAAAAGAATATCTTGATTCCCAAAATATTCAATATGCGGCTTATCACAAGAAAGTTCTTGTTGGGGGTATACAAATTGAAATCGAGGGAGAAGAAAAGGAACCAACGAATGGTTACCCGAATCAAAATCATAGGCTTATAATAAAGCTATCAACGCAAAATTTTGCAAAGTCATTCAATTTATTGAAAGAAGTGGTTTTAAAAGCAGGAATTTGTAATGAGTGGATGGGTATGGAGTTTTATCTCAATAAAACTTATGATTGCTTAAATGATGAAGCAGCAATTTCTTCTGTGATATCGGATAATGAAGATATTTTTACATATGTAAAAGGAAATGTAGGCACCTATAAGTACAAAGAGAATTTTCATTTATGGATAAGAAATAAAAAAGAATTGGATTCGCGTAAGACAGATTTACATATAATCGGCATTTCATTTAAAGTTGCAGAAGTTGATGCAGAAGCTGTTCTTGAGTTGATCGAAGAAATGCGACAGTGTCATCTGATTTTTAAGCTAAAGGAGTCTGGTAATAACTGA
- a CDS encoding ATP-binding protein codes for MTIPSNLSAGIADPYWYEWSIGLLYVVDMLNEDTNIKSVILQASQLQGLDDVVINYSDGRKDCMQIKHTRENDSLTFTDLILKGDKSNSYLSQFARDWKKIKKDEGIYCKVILFTNRKFGKNKYTKVVDKNNKYERPALEDFWPYIRNKINVARSLKDIAVEETWEIAWNEWINELSVLDSEDEKMEFLKCLDIKANEGDLDIVRKEIINKIRDTFRVGEDIAIGQYQKLCYSLMDWTTTFRTSEEINKEDVYQALSLHSDSFQGIHDLKVPSPFFPSRIQFINDLESKLRNREQPVIFLSGDPGSGKTSIVSYLTNKIDSVISLRFYSYKPITPEDKYLPADKGVSSPRALWGDLLIQLRSRLKGNLSKYRVPISNELIDSDDTLRKEVLRLAEILANEENRTTVIAIDGIDHAARAESHNTSRRRT; via the coding sequence ATGACAATTCCGAGTAATTTATCAGCAGGAATTGCTGATCCATACTGGTATGAATGGTCTATAGGATTACTATATGTAGTTGATATGTTAAACGAAGATACTAATATCAAATCTGTAATACTGCAAGCATCTCAACTACAAGGGCTTGATGATGTTGTTATCAATTATAGTGATGGAAGAAAAGATTGTATGCAAATTAAGCATACGAGAGAAAATGATTCTTTAACTTTCACTGATCTTATTTTAAAAGGAGATAAGAGTAATTCCTATTTGTCTCAATTTGCAAGGGATTGGAAAAAAATCAAGAAAGACGAAGGAATCTATTGTAAAGTTATCTTGTTTACTAATAGAAAGTTTGGGAAAAATAAGTATACGAAGGTAGTAGATAAAAACAATAAATACGAGCGTCCTGCACTCGAAGATTTTTGGCCATATATAAGAAATAAAATTAATGTTGCCAGATCATTAAAAGATATAGCAGTTGAAGAAACTTGGGAAATTGCTTGGAATGAGTGGATAAATGAGCTGTCTGTACTCGACTCAGAAGATGAAAAAATGGAATTTCTTAAGTGTCTTGATATTAAAGCAAATGAAGGTGATTTAGATATTGTTAGAAAAGAGATTATTAATAAAATCAGAGATACTTTTCGTGTTGGTGAAGATATTGCTATAGGACAATACCAGAAATTGTGCTATTCTTTAATGGACTGGACTACAACATTTAGAACGAGTGAAGAGATAAACAAAGAAGATGTATATCAAGCATTATCATTACATTCTGATTCATTTCAAGGTATACATGACTTAAAAGTTCCAAGCCCATTCTTTCCAAGTAGGATTCAATTTATTAATGATTTAGAGAGTAAGCTTAGAAACAGAGAACAGCCGGTGATATTTTTATCTGGTGACCCAGGTAGTGGAAAAACCAGTATTGTAAGCTATCTAACTAATAAAATTGATTCTGTGATTTCGCTGAGATTTTATTCGTATAAACCAATAACTCCAGAAGATAAATATTTACCAGCAGATAAAGGTGTTAGTAGTCCAAGAGCTCTATGGGGTGATTTACTAATCCAGCTTAGAAGTAGGCTGAAAGGAAACTTATCAAAATATAGAGTTCCAATATCAAATGAGCTTATAGATTCTGATGATACATTGAGAAAAGAAGTACTAAGATTAGCTGAGATTTTGGCAAATGAAGAAAATAGAACAACTGTTATTGCCATAGATGGAATTGATCATGCTGCAAGAGCTGAAAGCCATAATACCTCCAGAAGGCGTACCTGA